The Corynebacterium simulans genome contains a region encoding:
- a CDS encoding TerC family protein gives MHVPLWIWILTIAVILGFFIFDFLSHVRSPHEPSMKESGFWTLFYMGMAVIFGGIVWVLWDHEHAIQFYTGWVTEQALSVDNLFVFALIMGSFKIPRRFQQKVLLIGIVLALLFRLIFIMLGAAIIQAWSDVFYLFAIFLIYTAVKLIVDEVTDAEETDPNDMLIIKWLRKVIHVTPRYHGDKLTHREESGPKKGKLALTPLFVALVAIGLIDVMFAFDSIPAIYGITSEPFLVFSTNAFALMGLRQMFFLIDGLLERLVYLPYGLGIILGFIGVKLLFHALHENNLPFVNGGENVGGIPEIPTLVSLLVIVGVLGLTVAASVLKNKRDEAQGGITVSHNHYDWDEEGNKIVRTKSGEFVGKAADLPETELP, from the coding sequence ATGCATGTCCCTTTGTGGATTTGGATACTAACCATCGCCGTCATCCTCGGCTTTTTCATCTTTGACTTCTTGAGCCACGTGCGTTCGCCGCACGAGCCCTCCATGAAGGAATCCGGCTTCTGGACCTTGTTCTACATGGGCATGGCCGTCATCTTTGGTGGTATCGTCTGGGTGCTGTGGGATCACGAGCACGCCATTCAGTTCTACACAGGCTGGGTGACTGAGCAAGCCTTGAGCGTGGACAACCTCTTCGTGTTCGCGCTGATTATGGGTTCGTTCAAGATTCCGCGCCGCTTCCAGCAGAAGGTGCTGCTCATCGGCATCGTGTTGGCGCTGCTATTCCGCCTCATCTTCATCATGCTCGGTGCTGCGATCATCCAGGCGTGGTCCGACGTGTTCTATCTGTTCGCAATCTTCCTCATCTACACCGCGGTCAAGCTCATCGTGGACGAGGTCACCGATGCCGAAGAGACTGACCCGAATGACATGCTGATCATCAAGTGGCTGCGCAAGGTCATCCACGTCACCCCGCGCTACCACGGTGACAAGCTCACTCACCGCGAGGAGTCCGGCCCGAAGAAGGGCAAGCTGGCTCTGACGCCTTTGTTCGTGGCACTGGTCGCCATCGGGCTTATCGACGTCATGTTCGCCTTCGACTCCATCCCAGCCATCTACGGCATTACTTCGGAGCCGTTCCTGGTCTTTAGTACCAACGCCTTCGCGCTAATGGGCCTGCGTCAGATGTTCTTCCTCATCGATGGCCTGCTCGAGCGCTTGGTTTACCTGCCTTATGGCTTGGGTATCATCCTGGGCTTCATCGGCGTGAAGCTGCTCTTCCACGCGCTGCACGAGAACAACCTGCCGTTCGTGAATGGCGGTGAAAACGTCGGCGGCATTCCAGAGATTCCGACCTTGGTCTCCCTGCTCGTCATCGTCGGCGTGCTGGGGCTTACCGTCGCGGCTTCTGTCCTTAAGAACAAGCGCGACGAAGCGCAGGGCGGCATCACCGTGTCCCACAACCACTATGACTGGGACGAAGAGGGCAACAAGATCGTCCGCACCAAGTCGGGCGAGTTCGTCGGTAAGGCAGCCGATCTGCCAGAGACCGAACTGCCCTAA
- a CDS encoding helix-turn-helix domain-containing protein has protein sequence MNTTTALLEKPFNASAGAVEAPKRAPEPLLREALGLTLRAFRADKGVTLRELASVARVSPGYLSELERGRKEVSSELLASVCHALEVSVSDVLIEAAGFMALPSMDEELATTAPAASEL, from the coding sequence ATGAACACTACTACTGCACTTCTTGAAAAGCCTTTCAACGCCTCGGCAGGTGCTGTTGAGGCTCCCAAACGCGCGCCGGAGCCGCTGCTGCGTGAGGCTCTGGGGCTGACCCTTCGCGCATTCCGCGCCGACAAGGGCGTGACCCTGCGCGAACTTGCTAGCGTCGCGCGTGTTTCCCCAGGCTACCTTTCGGAGCTCGAGCGCGGCCGCAAGGAAGTTTCCTCCGAGCTTTTGGCCTCCGTCTGCCACGCTCTAGAGGTCAGCGTTTCTGACGTCTTGATTGAGGCTGCAGGTTTCATGGCGCTGCCGTCCATGGACGAGGAACTGGCAACCACCGCACCTGCTGCTTCGGAGCTTTAA
- the pgsA gene encoding CDP-diacylglycerol--glycerol-3-phosphate 3-phosphatidyltransferase has translation MNHSRARQKTAAASDVNPHVSNWNLPNILTSLRILFIPVFVWLVLAGHDWWAFGVFAALMITDKLDGDIARSRGLITDFGKIADPIADKALMTAAFVCLNIIGVLPVWVTVVILVREFGITFWRMALLRQGKVVPASKGGKLKTVLQSLAVAMYLCPLPSWMDIPSFVVMLIAVVVTVVTGVQYLIDGRKQNS, from the coding sequence GTGAATCACTCTAGGGCTCGGCAGAAAACGGCGGCGGCGTCGGATGTAAATCCCCACGTTTCCAACTGGAATCTACCCAATATCCTGACGAGCTTGCGCATCTTATTCATCCCCGTATTCGTCTGGTTGGTGCTGGCCGGCCACGACTGGTGGGCGTTTGGTGTATTCGCCGCGTTGATGATTACGGACAAACTCGATGGCGACATCGCCCGTTCCCGTGGCCTCATCACCGACTTCGGCAAAATCGCCGACCCTATCGCAGACAAAGCCTTAATGACCGCGGCCTTCGTCTGCCTTAACATCATCGGCGTTTTGCCGGTATGGGTCACCGTGGTCATCCTTGTCCGCGAATTCGGCATCACCTTCTGGCGCATGGCCCTTCTGCGCCAGGGCAAGGTTGTCCCAGCGTCTAAAGGTGGCAAGCTCAAGACCGTCCTGCAGTCTCTTGCCGTGGCGATGTACCTGTGCCCGCTGCCGAGCTGGATGGACATTCCTTCCTTCGTGGTCATGCTTATCGCCGTCGTGGTCACCGTGGTAACGGGCGTGCAGTACCTCATCGACGGTAGGAAGCAGAACTCCTGA
- a CDS encoding YciI family protein produces the protein MKYFAVSYEYNPQNPAIAENRPAHREFIGGLNEKGIILGSGPFTDSKGGALIVLQFADEATEVAEAIKIMDQDPFFVCGAVTARAFREWNPVINSFA, from the coding sequence ATGAAATACTTCGCAGTCAGCTACGAATACAACCCGCAAAATCCAGCCATCGCGGAAAACCGCCCAGCGCACCGCGAATTCATCGGTGGCCTAAATGAAAAAGGCATCATTTTAGGCTCCGGCCCCTTTACTGATTCCAAGGGCGGTGCGCTCATCGTTTTACAATTTGCCGATGAGGCCACCGAGGTTGCCGAAGCCATCAAAATTATGGACCAAGATCCATTCTTTGTCTGCGGCGCTGTTACCGCGCGCGCATTCCGGGAGTGGAACCCGGTGATTAACTCTTTTGCTTAA
- a CDS encoding CinA family protein: protein MSAPALVDALRNRHQTVSFCESLTAGLAAATLAAVPGASAVLRGGLVTYATEVKSHFLSVPVEELEAQGVVSAKTAQAMAEAAVRETGADWGLSLTGVAGPDPQEGKSAGTVFVGIVGPGVPARGIQLEQLSGSRNAIREAAVEEVLSLLLSTLNEN from the coding sequence ATGTCTGCGCCCGCGCTTGTCGATGCCCTGCGCAACCGCCACCAGACCGTATCCTTCTGCGAGTCCTTGACTGCGGGCCTAGCGGCGGCCACGCTCGCTGCGGTGCCGGGGGCGTCGGCAGTCTTGCGCGGTGGATTAGTAACTTATGCCACTGAGGTGAAGTCTCACTTCTTGTCGGTTCCGGTCGAGGAGCTGGAAGCCCAGGGAGTGGTCTCTGCCAAAACTGCGCAGGCGATGGCCGAGGCTGCGGTGCGTGAGACCGGCGCGGACTGGGGGCTATCGCTGACAGGCGTGGCAGGACCTGACCCGCAAGAGGGCAAATCCGCGGGAACGGTCTTCGTGGGCATCGTTGGCCCCGGGGTTCCTGCCCGTGGCATACAACTGGAGCAGCTATCGGGCAGCCGTAACGCGATCCGTGAAGCCGCTGTGGAAGAGGTCTTGAGCCTGCTTCTATCAACTTTGAATGAAAATTAA